One genomic segment of Erythrobacter sp. THAF29 includes these proteins:
- a CDS encoding sterol desaturase family protein, with the protein MSWLEASAIVLAAVLFMEWWAWFAHKYIMHGFGWAWHRDHHEPHNNALEKNDLFAVVFGTINAATYIFGSLYWEWMWWAAVGISIYGVIYTLIHDGLVHQRYFRWVPKKGYAKRLVQAHKLHHATIGKEGGVSFGFVFARDPQKLKAELKAQREAGTAVVRDAQI; encoded by the coding sequence TCGAAGCAAGCGCCATCGTCCTGGCCGCAGTCCTGTTCATGGAATGGTGGGCGTGGTTCGCGCACAAATACATCATGCACGGCTTTGGTTGGGCGTGGCATCGCGATCACCATGAGCCGCATAACAACGCGCTCGAAAAGAATGATCTGTTCGCTGTGGTGTTCGGCACGATCAATGCCGCGACGTATATTTTCGGCTCGCTCTACTGGGAATGGATGTGGTGGGCCGCGGTCGGGATCTCGATCTACGGCGTGATCTACACTCTCATACACGATGGCCTCGTGCATCAACGCTACTTCCGCTGGGTCCCGAAGAAGGGCTACGCCAAGCGGCTGGTGCAGGCGCACAAGCTGCACCATGCGACGATCGGCAAGGAAGGCGGTGTCAGCTTCGGCTTCGTATTCGCGCGCGACCCGCAAAAGCTGAAGGCCGAACTCAAGGCACAGCGCGAGGCGGGTACTGCGGTCGTCCGCGACGCGCAGATTTAG